One genomic window of Medicago truncatula cultivar Jemalong A17 chromosome 1, MtrunA17r5.0-ANR, whole genome shotgun sequence includes the following:
- the LOC112418686 gene encoding uncharacterized protein, producing MNLMFLNNETWSLYYLVSNIYIYNSVDTIISAFKNDDAAISEDRYVKWNCNNHMGTILNVDGSCNGTPIRTSFGGVFRNNGGLFLSAFSCMISQSEDILLAELTTIYHRLCMAIDMGVDDLACYSNSLLSINLIKGDTPHYHVYVVLIQNIKDILATNNFTFHHTLRDGNQNFDFMAKLGATSNADFVIHTTPPEDLILLLRSDASGVFFPRAFPFFFFLLSSDFSLDNRCSRCLEHSQQAWWIPTSQCPNPFAFACLFPLQIQF from the exons ATGAACTTGATGTTTCTCAACAATGAAACTTGGTCTCTATACTACCTTGTCTctaatatctatatctataattCAGTTGACACCATTATTTCGGCTTTCAAAAATGATGATGCCGCAATTTCAGAGGATCGTTATGTCAAGTGGAATTGCAACAATCATATGGGCACCATTCTGAATGTTGATGGGAGTTGCAATGGAACTCCTATTCGAACTAGTTTTGGCGGTGTTTTTCGCAATAATGGGGGTCTTTTCCTCTCGGCTTTCTCATGCATGATCTCCCAATCAGAAGACATTTTGCTAGCTGAACTAACAACAATCTATCATCGCTTGTGCATGGCTATTGACATGGGTGTAGATGATTTGGCTTGTTACTCAAATTCCCTCCTTTCCATTAATCTCATAAAGGGGGATACTCCGcactatcatgtttatgttgtcCTCATCCAGAACATTAAGGATATATTGGCTACCAataattttacatttcatcatACTCTCAGAGACGGTAACCAGAATTTTGATTTCATGGCAAAGTTAGGGGCCACATCCAATGCTGATTTCGTCATCCACACAACTCCTCCAGAAGACCTCATCTTGCTGCTTCGGAGTGACGCCTCGGGAGTCTTCTTCCCTAGAGCcttcccttttttcttttttctg TTGAGCTCTGATTTTAGTTTGGATAACCGGTGTTCAAGATGCCTTGAACACAGTCAACAGGCATGGTGGATTCCCACTTCCCAATGTCCTAATCCCTTTGCATTTGCTTGTTTGTTTCCACTCCAAATCCAATTCTAA